Below is a window of Leuconostoc gasicomitatum LMG 18811 DNA.
TGAACAATATGTGCAGGCTGTAATTACAACACCATCTCGTGAGCTAGCAGCACAAATTACCAAGGCAGCTAAAGACTTCGCGGAAAGTTGGCAACAAAATGTGACGATTTCAGAATTTGTCGGTGGTACAGACAAAATGCGACAAATCAAGCAACTTGAAAAAGGTCAACCTCAAATTGTTATTGGCACACCGGGTCGAATTAAAGATTTGGTGTCAACCGGTGCTTTAAAGTTACATGCTGTACACACACTGGTTGTTGATGAAGCAGATATGACACTTGACATGGGATTTTTGAGTGAAGTAGATTTTATAGCTGGTGCAATGCCAGATAAATTACAAACTTTGGTATTCAGCGCAACCATGCCAGAAAAATTAAAGCCATTTTTAAAGAAGTATTTGGATAATCCAAAATTCGAAGCTATTCCTGTATCAACTGTTATTGCAGATACTATTGATAACTGGCTATTAGCGACAAAATCAAAAAATAGAAATGATGTGATATATCAAGTATTATCAATTGGCAATCCTTATTTGGCATTGGTATTTGCTAATACAAAAGAACGTGCAAAAGAAATTGCTTCGAATTTGCGTGGCCGTGGTTTAAAAGTTGCAGAAATTCATGGTGATATTGAACCACGTGAACGTCGACGTGTGATGAAAGCAATCCAAAACTTAGAATTTCAATATGTTGTCGCAACTGATTTGGCGGCCCGTGGTATTGATATTGAAGGCGTATCGCATGTTATTAATGATGATATTCCAGATGAGCTAGAATTTTTCGTTCATCGTGTCGGACGAACTGGTCGTAATGGGTTAGCGGGTCTCGCAATTACGTTATATGGTCCAGATGAAGAGCAAGAAGTTGCGGAATTAGAAGCGCTTGGTATTAATTTTAAAGCTAAGCAAATTAAAGATGGTGAGATTGTTGATGTTAAGGATCGCCGAGCACGTAAACAACGTGTCGCCACAACCAAAAAATTAGATCCAACAATGGTTGGTATGGTTAAAAAGAAGAAAAAAATTGTTAAACCGGGTTATAAGCGCCGAATTAAGTCAGCGATTCAACGTAAAGATCAAATGGATCGCCGTATTTCAAAGCGAGAAGAAATGCGCGCTACACGTAAGGAAAATAAAAAGCGTGGTGATAGGTAATAAAAAATAAGACGACTCAACTGAGTCGTCTTATTTTTTAATGGCGATCACGACGTGATAATGGTGTAATGATATTGGATTGAATTAATTTCATGACTTCGGGGTTATCTGGTAAATTAGAATGTTGTGCATTGTCACCTGTCACAGTAATCTGAGTATATGATTTAACTCTTTTTTGATAAATATATTTTCCAGCGATGACACTTTGAATTGGAACAATGCC
It encodes the following:
- a CDS encoding DEAD/DEAH box helicase, coding for MAETANQFGQFNLKPEIIVALTKIGFTQPTPVQAKLIPSILQGNDVVGQSQTGSGKTHTFLIPILNQLSQNEQYVQAVITTPSRELAAQITKAAKDFAESWQQNVTISEFVGGTDKMRQIKQLEKGQPQIVIGTPGRIKDLVSTGALKLHAVHTLVVDEADMTLDMGFLSEVDFIAGAMPDKLQTLVFSATMPEKLKPFLKKYLDNPKFEAIPVSTVIADTIDNWLLATKSKNRNDVIYQVLSIGNPYLALVFANTKERAKEIASNLRGRGLKVAEIHGDIEPRERRRVMKAIQNLEFQYVVATDLAARGIDIEGVSHVINDDIPDELEFFVHRVGRTGRNGLAGLAITLYGPDEEQEVAELEALGINFKAKQIKDGEIVDVKDRRARKQRVATTKKLDPTMVGMVKKKKKIVKPGYKRRIKSAIQRKDQMDRRISKREEMRATRKENKKRGDR